From a single Mycolicibacterium mengxianglii genomic region:
- a CDS encoding PspA/IM30 family protein, which produces MPEEPVDDAVPVPVEPEDTGYTPGGVPTFDAVREKIETRYGTALGSAELDAETPEGRSADEQYEARQRAAAERLAQIRESMKSTDQPGTN; this is translated from the coding sequence ATGCCCGAGGAACCAGTTGACGACGCGGTGCCGGTACCCGTCGAACCCGAGGACACCGGCTACACCCCCGGAGGGGTGCCCACCTTCGACGCGGTCCGGGAGAAGATCGAGACCCGCTACGGGACGGCCCTGGGTTCGGCCGAGTTGGACGCCGAGACCCCGGAGGGCCGCAGCGCCGACGAGCAGTACGAAGCCAGGCAGCGCGCGGCCGCGGAACGCCTGGCTCAGATCCGTGAGTCGATGAAATCCACTGACCAGCCTGGGACCAACTGA
- a CDS encoding universal stress protein, translating to MSGYKTVVVGTDGSDSSLRAVDRAGALASDPDARVIVATAYFPSAEDSRGADVLKDEGYKVSGNAPIYAILREARDRAKAAGASNIEERPIVGAPVDALVELAEEVKADLLVVGNVGLSTIAGRLLGSVPANVARRSKSDVLIVHTTG from the coding sequence ATGAGCGGCTACAAGACCGTGGTGGTCGGCACTGACGGCTCAGATTCGTCGTTGCGTGCCGTCGACCGGGCGGGCGCCCTCGCCTCGGATCCCGACGCGCGGGTGATCGTGGCCACCGCTTACTTTCCTTCGGCCGAGGATTCCCGCGGTGCGGATGTGCTCAAGGACGAGGGTTACAAGGTGTCCGGCAACGCACCGATCTACGCGATCCTGCGCGAAGCCCGGGACCGCGCCAAGGCTGCCGGTGCTTCCAACATCGAAGAGCGCCCCATCGTGGGCGCGCCCGTTGACGCACTGGTCGAACTCGCCGAAGAAGTGAAGGCCGATCTTCTGGTGGTCGGCAACGTCGGCCTGAGCACCATCGCCGGCCGGCTGCTGGGCTCGGTGCCGGCCAACGTGGCCCGCCGCTCCAAGAGCGACGTGCTGATCGTGCACACCACCGGCTAG
- a CDS encoding MBL fold metallo-hydrolase: MTVINDEYTGHVEPGTGARRVLPAASLVKVSVGPMDNNAYLVTCSHTGESLLIDAANDAETLLTVVRDFAPALSLIVTTHQHLDHWQALEAVAKETGAPTAAHAIDARELPVTPDRLLSDGDTITIGDLSFDVIHLRGHTPGSVALALAGDATGGVTHLFTGDCLFPGGVGKTWQPGDFETLLGDVTTKVFDVFDDSTVVYPGHGDDTTLGAERPHLGEWRERGF, from the coding sequence ATGACGGTCATCAACGACGAATACACCGGCCACGTTGAACCTGGGACCGGAGCACGCCGCGTTTTGCCTGCAGCGTCGCTGGTCAAGGTGTCGGTAGGCCCCATGGACAACAACGCCTACCTGGTGACCTGTTCCCACACCGGAGAGTCGCTACTCATCGATGCGGCCAACGACGCCGAGACGCTTCTCACTGTGGTGAGGGACTTCGCTCCTGCGCTGTCGCTGATCGTGACCACCCATCAGCACCTCGACCATTGGCAGGCACTGGAAGCGGTCGCCAAGGAAACCGGTGCGCCGACGGCCGCCCATGCGATCGACGCCCGGGAGCTCCCGGTCACACCCGACCGGCTGCTGTCAGACGGCGACACGATCACCATCGGTGACCTGTCCTTCGACGTCATCCACCTCCGCGGACACACCCCCGGTTCTGTCGCGCTGGCCTTGGCGGGAGACGCCACGGGCGGCGTGACGCACCTGTTCACCGGGGACTGCCTGTTCCCGGGTGGTGTCGGCAAGACGTGGCAGCCGGGTGACTTCGAGACCCTGCTCGGCGACGTGACGACAAAGGTGTTCGACGTCTTCGACGACTCCACGGTGGTGTACCCGGGGCACGGGGACGACACCACGCTGGGTGCCGAACGCCCGCACCTGGGGGAATGGCGCGAACGGGGCTTCTGA
- the uvrA gene encoding excinuclease ABC subunit UvrA — translation MSERLIVKGAREHNLRSIDLDLPRDALIVFTGLSGSGKSSLAFDTIFAEGQRRYVESLSAYARQFLGQMDKPDVDFIEGLSPAVSIDQKSTNRNPRSTVGTITEVYDYLRLLYARAGSPHCPVCGEKIAKQTPQQIVDQVLAMEEGTRFQVLAPVVRTRKGEFVDLFEKLNSQGYSRVRVDGVVYPLTEPPKLKKQEKHDIEVVVDRLTVKASSKQRLTDSVETALNLADGIVVLEFVDQEEDAAHREQRFSEKLACPNGHALAVDDLEPRSFSFNSPYGACPECTGLGIRKEVDPELVIPDPDLTLAEGAVAPWSMGQTAEYFTRMLSGLGDAMGFDVNTPWKKLSAKARKAILEGSDHQVHVKYKNRYGRTRSYYADFEGVMAFLHRRMEQTDSEQMKERYEGFMRDVPCPKCNGTRLKPEILAVTLSAGELGDMSIAEVCALSIADCSDFLNALTLGPREAAIAGQVLKEVQSRLGFLLDVGLDYLSLERAAGTLSGGEAQRIRLATQIGSGLVGVLYVLDEPSIGLHQRDNRRLIETLTRLRDLGNTLIVVEHDEDTIAHSDWVVDIGPAAGEHGGTVVHSGTYKDLLTNPKSITGAYLSGRESIEVPSIRRPVDHKRQLTVVGAREHNLQEIDVAFPLGVLTSVTGVSGSGKSTLVNDILATVLANKLNGARQVPGRHTRINGLDQLDKLVRVDQSPIGRTPRSNPATYTGVFDKIRTLFAATTEAKVRGYQPGRFSFNVKGGRCEACSGDGTIKIEMNFLPDVYVPCEVCHGARYNRETLEVHYKGKTISEVLDMSIEEAADFFEPISSIHRYLRTLVDVGLGYVRLGQPAPTLSGGEAQRVKLAAELQKRSTGRTVYILDEPTTGLHFEDIRKLLKVINGLVDKGNSVIVIEHNLDVIKTSDWVIDMGPEGGSGGGTVVAEGSPEDVAAVPESYTGKFLREVLEASTPVPARKRAPRKRKVSA, via the coding sequence GTGTCAGAGCGCCTCATTGTCAAAGGTGCGCGTGAGCACAACCTCCGCAGTATCGACCTCGACCTGCCCCGGGACGCCCTGATCGTCTTCACCGGGTTGTCGGGTTCGGGCAAGTCGTCGCTGGCGTTCGACACGATCTTCGCCGAAGGGCAGCGCCGGTACGTCGAGTCGCTGTCGGCTTACGCCCGCCAGTTCCTGGGCCAGATGGACAAGCCCGACGTGGACTTCATCGAAGGCCTGTCACCGGCGGTCTCGATCGATCAGAAGTCGACCAACCGTAACCCGCGTTCCACCGTCGGCACCATCACCGAGGTGTATGACTACCTGCGGTTGCTCTACGCACGGGCAGGCAGCCCGCATTGCCCGGTGTGCGGCGAGAAGATCGCCAAGCAGACGCCGCAGCAGATCGTCGACCAGGTGCTGGCCATGGAGGAGGGCACCCGCTTCCAGGTGCTGGCACCGGTGGTGCGCACCCGCAAGGGTGAGTTCGTCGACCTCTTCGAAAAGCTCAACAGCCAGGGTTACAGCCGCGTCCGCGTCGACGGAGTGGTGTATCCGCTCACCGAGCCACCCAAGCTGAAGAAGCAGGAAAAGCACGATATCGAGGTCGTCGTCGACCGGTTGACGGTCAAGGCGTCCTCGAAACAACGGCTCACGGACTCGGTGGAGACGGCACTGAACCTGGCCGACGGCATCGTCGTGCTCGAGTTCGTCGACCAGGAGGAAGACGCCGCACACCGCGAGCAGCGGTTCTCCGAGAAGCTCGCCTGCCCCAACGGTCACGCCCTGGCCGTCGACGATCTCGAACCGCGGTCATTCTCGTTCAACTCCCCGTACGGGGCCTGCCCCGAATGCACCGGCCTCGGCATCCGCAAGGAGGTCGACCCCGAGCTGGTGATTCCGGACCCGGACCTGACACTCGCCGAAGGTGCGGTGGCACCGTGGTCGATGGGGCAGACGGCCGAATACTTCACGCGGATGCTGTCCGGTCTCGGTGACGCAATGGGCTTCGACGTCAACACCCCGTGGAAGAAGCTGTCGGCCAAGGCCCGGAAAGCCATTCTCGAAGGCTCGGACCATCAGGTTCACGTGAAGTACAAGAACCGCTACGGCCGTACCCGCTCGTACTACGCCGACTTCGAAGGTGTCATGGCCTTCCTGCATCGCCGGATGGAGCAGACCGACTCCGAGCAGATGAAGGAGCGGTACGAAGGGTTCATGCGGGATGTGCCGTGCCCGAAGTGCAACGGCACCCGCCTGAAGCCGGAGATCCTCGCGGTGACTCTGTCCGCGGGTGAGCTCGGCGACATGTCGATCGCCGAAGTGTGCGCGCTGTCGATCGCCGACTGTTCGGATTTCCTGAACGCCCTCACGTTGGGCCCGCGCGAAGCGGCCATTGCCGGCCAGGTCCTCAAAGAGGTGCAGTCTCGCCTGGGATTCCTGCTCGATGTCGGATTGGACTACCTGTCGCTGGAACGGGCGGCGGGCACACTCTCCGGCGGTGAAGCGCAACGGATCCGGCTGGCCACCCAGATCGGTTCCGGCCTGGTCGGGGTGCTCTATGTTCTCGACGAGCCGTCGATCGGGCTGCATCAGCGGGACAACCGTCGACTGATCGAGACCCTCACGCGGCTGCGGGATCTGGGCAACACCCTGATCGTCGTCGAACACGATGAAGACACCATCGCCCACTCGGACTGGGTGGTCGACATCGGCCCGGCCGCAGGCGAACACGGCGGCACCGTGGTGCACAGCGGGACCTACAAGGACCTGTTGACCAACCCGAAGTCGATCACCGGTGCGTATCTGTCCGGCCGGGAGAGCATCGAAGTTCCGTCGATCCGGCGCCCCGTGGACCACAAGCGCCAGTTGACCGTCGTCGGCGCGCGGGAACACAATCTCCAGGAAATCGACGTCGCCTTCCCGTTGGGGGTTCTCACGTCGGTCACCGGCGTATCCGGCTCGGGCAAGTCGACCCTGGTCAACGACATCCTGGCGACGGTGCTGGCCAACAAACTCAACGGCGCCCGTCAGGTGCCGGGCCGTCACACCCGGATCAACGGGCTCGACCAACTGGACAAGCTGGTGCGGGTGGACCAGTCCCCGATCGGGCGCACCCCGCGGTCCAATCCCGCCACCTACACCGGGGTCTTCGACAAGATCCGCACCTTGTTCGCGGCCACCACTGAGGCGAAGGTGCGCGGCTATCAACCGGGCCGGTTCTCGTTCAACGTCAAAGGTGGCCGCTGCGAAGCGTGTTCAGGCGACGGCACCATCAAGATCGAGATGAACTTCCTGCCCGACGTGTACGTCCCGTGCGAAGTGTGTCACGGTGCCCGCTACAACCGGGAGACCCTCGAGGTCCACTACAAGGGCAAGACCATCTCCGAGGTCCTCGACATGTCCATCGAAGAGGCCGCCGATTTCTTCGAGCCCATTTCGTCGATCCACCGGTACCTCAGGACGTTGGTCGATGTCGGGTTGGGCTACGTGCGGCTGGGACAACCGGCGCCGACGCTGTCCGGCGGCGAGGCTCAGCGCGTCAAACTGGCCGCGGAGTTGCAGAAGCGGTCAACCGGCCGCACGGTGTACATCCTGGACGAGCCGACCACCGGTCTGCATTTCGAGGACATCCGCAAGCTGTTGAAGGTGATCAACGGGCTGGTCGACAAAGGCAACTCGGTGATCGTCATCGAGCACAACCTCGACGTCATCAAGACCTCCGACTGGGTCATCGACATGGGTCCCGAAGGTGGTTCCGGTGGCGGGACGGTGGTGGCGGAGGGCTCACCCGAGGACGTCGCGGCGGTCCCCGAGAGCTACACCGGTAAATTCCTGCGGGAAGTGCTGGAGGCGTCCACCCCGGTCCCCGCGCGCAAACGTGCACCCCGTAAGCGCAAGGTCAGCGCTTAG
- a CDS encoding phage holin family protein yields MTPFLVRSALTGFALWVVTLVVSGISFVGGENTLQRVGIILVVAVIFGLVNAIIKPIVQLIAIPLYILTLGLIHVVINALMLWITSWITRNTTHWGLDVDHFWWTAIWGAIVLSIVSWTLSLVIRDTTRS; encoded by the coding sequence ATGACGCCGTTCCTGGTTCGCTCCGCGCTCACCGGATTCGCTCTGTGGGTCGTCACCCTGGTGGTCTCCGGAATCTCCTTCGTCGGCGGCGAGAACACTCTGCAACGGGTGGGGATCATCCTCGTGGTCGCCGTGATCTTCGGTCTCGTCAACGCGATCATCAAGCCGATCGTTCAACTCATCGCGATCCCGTTGTACATCTTGACTCTTGGGCTCATCCACGTCGTCATCAACGCGCTGATGTTGTGGATCACGTCGTGGATCACCCGGAACACCACGCACTGGGGACTCGATGTCGACCATTTCTGGTGGACCGCCATTTGGGGAGCCATCGTGTTGTCCATTGTCAGTTGGACTCTCTCACTGGTGATCCGGGACACCACCCGCAGCTAG
- a CDS encoding APC family permease encodes MSTSSADPAARAVAQDQEGQLRRVLGVPSLVLFGLVYMVPLTVFTTYGIVTETSGGRLSVAYLVTLAAMVFTARSYARMASAYPVAGSAYTYSQKTFGAPVGFLTGWSLLLDYLFLPMLNYLVIGIYLNAAIPAIPAWLIVIVTVAIVTILNIVGIVSVARANFLIIAIQAIFIVVFLALAFVTLSGSGTVDLMAPLRGDGSAEGFSPILAGAAILCLSFLGFDAVSTLSEEAKDPKRSVPKAIMIATVTAGIIFVILSYVSQLVYPSNEFADVDSGSLEVMTTAGGQFLSVFFTAAYVAGALGSAITSQASVARILFAMGRDGILPRRLFGHVSVRFGTPEYAIIVVSVISLLAVVIDLATLASIVSFGALVAFSAVNLTVIKHYFLDAGEKNVLNNLVLPFIGFALTVWLWFSLSSLTLVVGVCWLAAGLIWLLAVTRGFQRPTPVLDLQE; translated from the coding sequence ATGTCAACATCATCCGCGGATCCCGCCGCGCGAGCTGTGGCCCAGGATCAGGAAGGGCAGCTTCGCCGCGTACTCGGCGTCCCGTCACTGGTGCTCTTCGGCCTCGTCTACATGGTGCCGCTCACCGTCTTCACCACCTACGGAATCGTCACCGAAACCAGCGGCGGACGGCTGAGCGTCGCCTACCTGGTGACGCTGGCGGCGATGGTGTTCACCGCGCGGTCCTACGCCCGGATGGCTTCGGCGTATCCCGTCGCAGGTTCGGCGTACACCTACTCGCAGAAAACCTTCGGTGCGCCCGTCGGCTTCCTGACAGGGTGGTCGCTGCTGCTCGATTACCTGTTCCTGCCGATGCTCAACTATCTGGTGATCGGCATCTACCTCAATGCGGCAATACCGGCGATCCCTGCCTGGCTGATCGTGATCGTCACGGTCGCCATCGTCACCATCCTCAACATCGTCGGGATCGTCTCGGTGGCCAGAGCCAATTTCCTGATCATCGCGATTCAGGCGATCTTCATCGTGGTGTTCCTCGCGCTGGCGTTCGTCACACTGTCCGGGTCGGGCACCGTTGATCTCATGGCTCCGCTACGCGGTGACGGCAGCGCGGAAGGATTCAGCCCGATCCTCGCCGGCGCGGCGATTCTCTGCCTGTCGTTCCTCGGATTCGACGCGGTATCAACGCTTTCCGAAGAGGCAAAGGACCCGAAGCGCAGCGTTCCGAAGGCCATCATGATCGCCACCGTCACGGCCGGCATCATCTTCGTGATTCTGTCCTACGTCTCGCAGTTGGTGTACCCGTCGAACGAATTCGCCGACGTCGACTCGGGGTCATTGGAAGTGATGACAACCGCGGGCGGCCAGTTCCTTTCGGTGTTCTTCACCGCGGCCTATGTCGCGGGTGCGCTGGGCTCAGCGATCACGTCCCAAGCTTCGGTCGCCCGCATCCTGTTCGCGATGGGGCGCGACGGCATCTTGCCGCGGCGGCTGTTCGGTCACGTGTCAGTGCGATTCGGCACTCCTGAGTACGCGATTATTGTCGTCTCGGTCATTTCGCTGCTGGCGGTGGTCATCGATTTGGCGACGTTGGCGTCAATCGTGAGCTTCGGTGCGCTGGTCGCGTTCTCTGCGGTCAATCTCACGGTGATCAAGCATTACTTCCTCGATGCCGGTGAGAAGAACGTGCTCAACAACCTCGTCCTGCCGTTCATCGGCTTTGCTTTGACAGTGTGGCTGTGGTTCAGCCTGTCGTCGCTGACTCTTGTGGTGGGGGTGTGCTGGCTAGCGGCTGGGCTCATCTGGCTGCTGGCGGTGACCCGCGGATTCCAGCGTCCGACGCCGGTGCTGGACTTGCAGGAGTAG
- a CDS encoding TetR/AcrR family transcriptional regulator, with amino-acid sequence MGRPPVPLLSTERIASEALELVNATGGFTIPELARRLAVSPSSLYNHVSGRDQIVELLRERAMSEVTLPEDSPERAWQDTLADIMRSYRRSFARYPRLIPLLTIHAVNSRQAFVMYNATAETLRRAGFGAADSLRIITLMDNFVLGSALDLAAPDEPWHAGADVGPDLAAALATGAPKPARADDAFEWGLAVLLRGLTVGHTSASG; translated from the coding sequence ATGGGGCGACCGCCGGTGCCGTTGCTGTCGACGGAACGCATTGCGAGCGAAGCGCTGGAGTTGGTCAACGCCACGGGGGGCTTCACCATCCCCGAATTGGCGCGCCGGCTGGCGGTCAGCCCGTCGTCGCTGTACAACCACGTGTCCGGCCGCGACCAGATCGTGGAGTTGCTCCGGGAGCGCGCGATGTCGGAGGTGACGCTGCCCGAGGACTCCCCGGAACGCGCGTGGCAAGACACCCTCGCCGACATCATGAGGTCGTATCGCCGTAGCTTTGCCCGGTATCCGCGGTTGATCCCGTTGCTGACCATCCACGCAGTGAACAGTCGACAGGCGTTCGTCATGTACAACGCCACCGCGGAAACGTTGCGCCGCGCGGGTTTTGGCGCTGCAGACAGCCTGCGGATCATCACCCTGATGGATAATTTTGTGCTGGGTTCAGCGCTGGATCTGGCTGCACCCGACGAGCCTTGGCACGCCGGGGCCGACGTCGGGCCCGACCTGGCTGCAGCGCTGGCGACCGGTGCGCCGAAACCGGCCCGCGCCGACGACGCCTTCGAATGGGGCCTCGCGGTGCTGCTTCGAGGACTGACGGTGGGTCACACCAGTGCGAGCGGATGA
- a CDS encoding winged helix DNA-binding domain-containing protein, translating to MRSFTVAERRARLARRHFLTTTDATMSLPEMTSALIGWHATDPATPYLSLWARRRGFTRTALDAEIYERRSLVKQLAMRRTLWLISSPDLALVQPAASDRVADTERRRLIADVETAGVAADGGQWLATAETAVLAHLDRHGDATTTELRTALPELAGSYDPAPGKRWGGMTHLAPRVLTVLAVSGAIVRGPNSGSWITSRPRWVRTDDWMGPVHRAPADHARAELVRAWLRTFGPASLADLKWWFGSTLTAKRTALTAVGAVEVDLHGTPGYALPDDLEPVPTPDPWVALLPSLDVTTMGWLERDWYLGGHRSQVFDTNGNAGPTVWCDGRVIGAWAHDADGRVCLQLLEDPGASVRKALDRKALELTEWLDGTKISPRFPSPLSKTLAKR from the coding sequence GTGCGATCGTTCACCGTCGCCGAGCGTCGCGCCCGGCTGGCCCGTCGTCACTTCCTGACCACAACGGACGCCACGATGTCGCTGCCGGAGATGACGTCGGCGCTGATCGGCTGGCATGCCACCGACCCGGCAACCCCGTACCTGTCGCTGTGGGCACGCCGTCGCGGCTTCACCCGCACTGCCCTGGACGCCGAGATTTACGAACGTCGTTCCCTGGTCAAGCAACTCGCGATGCGGCGAACGCTGTGGCTGATTTCCTCCCCCGATCTCGCTCTGGTGCAGCCGGCTGCCAGTGATCGGGTCGCCGACACGGAGCGCCGCCGACTGATCGCCGATGTCGAGACCGCCGGTGTCGCCGCCGACGGCGGGCAATGGCTGGCGACGGCCGAGACGGCGGTGCTGGCGCACCTCGATCGCCACGGCGACGCCACCACCACGGAACTGCGCACTGCCCTACCCGAATTGGCGGGTAGCTATGACCCTGCACCGGGAAAGCGCTGGGGCGGGATGACTCACCTGGCGCCGCGAGTGTTGACGGTGTTGGCGGTGAGCGGCGCGATCGTCCGCGGACCCAACTCCGGATCGTGGATCACCTCGCGCCCGCGGTGGGTCCGCACCGATGACTGGATGGGACCGGTACACCGGGCGCCCGCCGACCACGCCCGCGCCGAGTTGGTGCGCGCGTGGCTACGCACGTTCGGCCCGGCCAGCCTGGCCGACCTGAAGTGGTGGTTCGGCAGCACCCTGACCGCGAAACGCACCGCGCTCACCGCAGTCGGGGCCGTCGAGGTCGATCTGCACGGCACACCGGGTTACGCACTGCCCGACGACCTCGAACCCGTCCCCACGCCGGACCCCTGGGTGGCGCTGCTACCCAGCCTGGACGTCACCACCATGGGTTGGCTGGAGCGAGACTGGTATCTGGGTGGGCACCGCAGCCAGGTGTTCGACACCAACGGCAACGCCGGCCCCACCGTGTGGTGCGACGGCCGGGTGATCGGCGCCTGGGCTCACGACGCAGACGGCCGGGTGTGCCTGCAGCTCCTCGAAGACCCCGGCGCCTCAGTCCGTAAAGCGTTGGACCGCAAAGCGTTAGAGCTGACGGAATGGCTCGACGGAACCAAGATCAGCCCGCGGTTCCCGTCACCGCTGTCGAAGACGCTGGCTAAGCGCTGA
- a CDS encoding amidohydrolase yields MRATLFTNGTIWTGAAGETDALLVADGVVQAIGDQARAAAADAEIVDLAGGFLMPSFGDGHAHPLYGGLEAAGPLVRPCGSVDEIIDTVRKFASDHPDQEWILGASYDSSLAPDGLFDARWLDDAVPDRPVVLRAWDYHTVWCNSVALERAGITADTPDPVMGGIPRRADGSVLGTLREWGAVDLVMAVAPAWDDDVRVAALRTAADYYTARGVTWVQDAWVEPADVDTYLEAARRGELGVRFNLALYADPRHFDSQIELFVESRRRVEELGSPYLTCQTVKFFADGVVENETGALLQPYCSGLHSHGMTVWEDGSLAEAARRVDELGFQIHIHAIGDAAARQALDAIEHAMRSNGPRDRRPVIAHNQLVDDADIGRYAALGVIPNMQPLWAQLDALMTELTVPRLGAERAGKQYRINTIAASGARLAFGSDWPVSSGAPLDGIAVAVSRCTTEGQPQGGWTADEILPIEQALGAGTAGVAYQAFAEKDWGTITPGSSADLVWLDRDPRTIAPLDIPAVRVLRTYLRNNVVFSTAN; encoded by the coding sequence GTGAGGGCGACGCTGTTCACCAACGGCACCATTTGGACCGGCGCGGCGGGGGAGACCGACGCGCTGCTGGTCGCCGATGGCGTGGTGCAGGCAATCGGCGATCAGGCGCGCGCTGCGGCGGCCGATGCCGAAATCGTCGATCTCGCAGGCGGGTTCTTGATGCCATCCTTCGGCGACGGTCACGCCCACCCCCTGTACGGAGGGTTGGAAGCAGCAGGACCGCTGGTGCGTCCCTGCGGTTCTGTCGACGAAATCATCGACACCGTAAGGAAATTCGCCAGCGATCATCCTGATCAGGAGTGGATACTCGGAGCTTCCTACGATTCCAGCCTGGCCCCAGACGGCCTCTTCGACGCACGGTGGCTAGATGACGCGGTCCCGGACCGGCCGGTGGTGCTGCGTGCCTGGGACTACCACACGGTGTGGTGCAATTCGGTTGCCCTCGAACGCGCAGGCATCACCGCCGACACCCCTGACCCCGTCATGGGCGGAATCCCGCGCCGCGCAGACGGTTCGGTGCTGGGCACGCTGCGCGAGTGGGGCGCGGTTGATCTGGTGATGGCGGTGGCTCCGGCTTGGGACGACGATGTACGGGTGGCGGCCCTGCGAACCGCCGCCGATTACTACACCGCCCGAGGTGTGACGTGGGTGCAGGACGCATGGGTTGAACCCGCCGACGTCGACACCTACCTCGAAGCGGCTCGTCGTGGTGAACTGGGTGTGAGATTCAACCTCGCTCTATACGCCGATCCGCGCCATTTCGACTCGCAGATCGAGCTTTTCGTCGAATCCCGGCGCCGAGTGGAGGAGCTCGGATCGCCGTATTTGACCTGCCAGACGGTCAAGTTCTTCGCTGACGGGGTGGTCGAGAACGAGACGGGCGCGTTGCTGCAGCCCTATTGCTCTGGGTTGCACAGTCACGGGATGACCGTCTGGGAGGACGGATCACTGGCCGAGGCCGCCCGCCGGGTTGATGAGCTGGGCTTTCAGATTCACATCCATGCGATCGGCGATGCCGCGGCACGGCAAGCTCTGGATGCGATCGAACACGCGATGCGCAGCAACGGACCCCGCGATCGTCGGCCGGTGATCGCCCACAACCAACTGGTCGACGATGCCGATATCGGCCGCTATGCGGCGCTGGGTGTAATCCCGAACATGCAGCCGCTCTGGGCCCAGCTGGACGCGTTGATGACGGAGCTGACCGTCCCACGGCTTGGCGCCGAACGGGCTGGCAAGCAGTACCGGATCAATACCATCGCCGCATCAGGTGCTCGCCTGGCCTTCGGATCGGACTGGCCGGTGTCCTCGGGTGCACCGCTGGACGGCATCGCAGTCGCGGTGTCGCGGTGCACGACAGAGGGACAGCCGCAGGGCGGGTGGACCGCCGATGAGATCCTGCCGATCGAACAGGCCCTCGGTGCCGGCACAGCTGGCGTGGCTTACCAGGCGTTTGCCGAAAAAGACTGGGGCACAATCACCCCCGGGTCCAGTGCGGACCTGGTGTGGCTCGATCGCGACCCGCGGACCATCGCGCCGCTTGATATCCCCGCCGTGCGCGTGCTGCGCACCTACTTGAGAAACAACGTCGTCTTCTCAACTGCGAACTGA